One genomic region from Homalodisca vitripennis isolate AUS2020 chromosome 6, UT_GWSS_2.1, whole genome shotgun sequence encodes:
- the LOC124365520 gene encoding endothelin-converting enzyme homolog — translation MPGDEWIRDLPTHVYCSERDAMWLLSVGVNHCSDSNLMWTLPIPHFSKWQSQYLTGHLLISDLLLRGTKSVGTNHQIRFPRTLAWLTRITQTVRSLGVFLFSTLLNVELDDSSYVQVYFLDEISNFFNKLQTKDYNRTVQNSLLAVFAHDLYADLMLSHSPCDREQYCLHVAASLMPAVVSNLYLGTFPADTDRDLRTQVTSLYSELKATMKEKLVEADWLDNKTRNQVEMKLNFMSIQLPKMFDESFLNTSLEQVGLPEDAEDHVLLQEPFSKCNLNKKHYLEDSVCLVRQYQTLLYSRYTLDPDSVDVMWPHFLTAFSTHSAYIYGLNTFMIPLAVVGPVYDSQLPRHVVMARLGNILARGLGHNFDYTGIKFDATGKIGVMLSEATNPSYTTVVDNSNSQFNWTKSHRENSQLYSYQLQPGLTLNQRLSDITAANLSLSTIVELQDTKLPLVPFNSRQVYFISLAQTFCSKKKMPEVFMTLYEGTTLLPFDRIMNLVSNSEQFAVAFSCALGANMHPEFKVRPFPLFEKVENKVI, via the exons ATGCCGGGAGACGAGTGGATCCGAGATTTGCCCACTCACGTTTACTGCTCAGAGCGTGACGCTATGTGGCTCTTGAGTGTCGGCG TGAACCACTGTTCAGACTCCAACTTGATGTGGACTCTACCAATTCCTCATTTTTCCAAGTGGCAATCACAGTACCTGACTGGTCATCTTCTCATTTCCGACCTGCTGCTGAGAGGAACAAAAAGTGTAGGCACAAACCATCAGATAAGATTCCCGAGGACCTTGGCGTGGCTTACTCGGATTACACAAACTGTAAG ATCTCTtggagtatttttattttctactttactAAACGTTGAGTTGGATGATAGTTCTTATGTGCAAGTTTACTTTTTGGATGAAATAAGCAATTTTTTCAACAAGCTTCAGACTAAAGATTACAACAG GACTGTACAGAACTCTCTGCTAGCAGTGTTTGCACACGACCTGTACGCAGACCTGATGCTGAGCCACAGCCCATGTGATCGCGAGCAGTATTGTTTGCACGTGGCTGCCAGTCTCATGCCAGCTGTAGTGTCCAACTTGTATCTCGGAACCTTCCCTGCAGATACTGACAGGGATCTGCGGACTCAG GTTACGTCGTTGTACTCCGAACTTAAGGCAACAATGAAAGAAAAGTTGGTAGAAGCAGATTGGCTAGATAACAAGACACGTAATCAAGTTGAGATGAAACTCAACTTCATGTCCATTCAACTTCCTAAAATGTTCGATGAATCTTTCCTCAACACAAGTTTGGAGCAG GTAGGCTTACCTGAAGATGCAGAAGACCACGTCCTTCTTCAGGAACCTTTTTCTAAG tgtaaCCTAAACAAGAAGCACTACCTGGAAGACTCTGTTTGTCTTGTGAGACAATACCAGACTCTACTCTACTCCCGATATACCCTGGACCCTGACTCTGTAGATGTCAT GTGGCCACACTTTTTGACGGCATTCTCTACACATTCTGCATATATATATGGTCTAAATACTTTCA TGATCCCTCTGGCTGTGGTGGGTCCTGTGTATGATAGCCAGTTACCCCGACATGTTGTAATGGCAAGGCTGGGGAATATTCTGGCTCGAGGCTTAGGGCACAACTTCGACTATACAG GGATCAAATTTGATGCAACAGGCAAGATCGGAGTCATGCTATCTGAAGCCACCAATCCTTCGTATACTACTGTTGTGGACAACAGTAACTCGCAATTTAACTGGACCAAATCACACAGAGAAAACAGTCAGTTGTATTCGTACCAG TTACAACCTGGATTAACTCTCAACCAACGCCTGTCTGACATCACTGCTGCCAACCTCTCACTCTCCACCATCGTTGAGCTACAAGACACTAAACTACCTTTGGTACCCTTCAACTCCAGACAGGTCTACTTCATCTCCCTGGCTCAG ACTTTTTGTTCAAAGAAGAAAATGCCTGAAGTTTTCATGACTTTGTACGAAGGAACAACATTATTGCCATTTGACAG GATCATGAACCTGGTGTCCAACTCTGAGCAGTTTGCTGTAGCATTTTCATGCGCTCTGGGTGCCAACATGCATCCTGAATTCAAGGTCAGACCTTTCCCTTTGTTCGAGAAAGTGGAAAACAAAGTCATCTAA